The Bacillota bacterium genomic interval TTCTCAATCATCCTTCATCTGTATGTTGCCATTAGTCACAACAAAAACCCGTGCCGCTTTATACGCATCTATTGGTTCCGCGCTGGTTATAAAAGTCTGGGTTTTACTCTGTATATATGACAGCAATAAATCTTTGCGGGAATTATCCAACTCTGAAAACACGTCATCCAAAAGTAGAAGCGGATAACTTCCGGTTTGCCCGCGAAACAATTCTATTTCTGCTAATTTTATCGCTAAAACGGCAGTCCGCTGCTGCCCCTGGGAACCATAAGAACGGAGTTCAACTCCATTTATCATTATAACAAAGTCATCCCGATGCGGTCCCAAAAGTGTTTTTTTGTACTGGAGCTCGGACTTCCGGAGCGACTCAAACTCTGCAAGCGCTTGTTCTTTACTGAGCTCGGGCGCCAGTGAGGGTTTGTATATTATCTCCAAATTCTCTTTGTTATTGCTTAAAGTCCTGTGTCTCAGTCGCGTCAGGCTGTTCAGCCGGCTGAGAAACTGCTGCCGCTGAGCAGCGATTGGTGGATAAAGCTCAACTAGCTTTTCAGTAAGTACGTTTAATAAAATTTCATCTTTACAGCGAAAACGCAAGAGAGAATTTCTTTCTTTTAATACCTCTGCATAACGACTAAGTGTATGTTTATATTGTCTGCTCAGCTGGCCAATCTCGATATCAAGAAACCGACGTCTTACACCGGGCCCCTCCCGGACAAGATCCACATCTTGCGGCATAAAGAATACCGCGGTTACAGTTTCCCCCAGTTGGGCAATTTTTTCCATATTAACGCCGTCAACTTTATGAACCCGACGACCGTCTCGGGCTAAACCACTTTCTATACAAATGTCGCGTTCACTATCGCGGAGCATACCGCGGAGAAAAAAATATTTGCCCGACCAGTTTATCAGTTCATGGAGACGCGACGCCCTAGGCGCCTGACCAGTACAAACAAAGTACACTGCTTCCAATAGGTTGGTTTTTCCCTGGCCATTATCGCCTATTAGAAAATTCACATTGGGAGAAAATTGTAACCCTGCTTTGGTATAATTTCGCCAACCATCCAGGCTAAAGGTGTCTAAAAACATTTATCTTTTCACCAGCAAATACATTTTACCCCTAATCGATATAGAATCGCCGGGATAAAGTTTTTTCCCCCGTTGTACAGTTGGTTGATTATTGACCAAAACAGTGTTTGATTCCAAAAACGGCTTGACCTGGCCGCCAGTGGCAACCAAATCTGCATGTTTAAGGAACTGGCCCAGCGTAATAAACTCGGTTGTAATGGTTACTTTCATTGCAACAACTCCTGTTCATCAGGAAAGTCGGACAGGCAACACCAGGTGAATATAATTATGGTCATGAAGTGGGCGAATCAGACAGGGACTGAATTCGCCTGTTAAGTCGATGCTGACTTGTTGTGATTTTATGTTTTTAAGACTGTCCAAAAGCAACTTAACATTAAACCGGATATCAAGATCTTCGCCTGTTTTCTCTGTAGCGACTGTATCTTCCAAATTACCAATATCGGGACTCGATGCAGATATATTGAGCTCTTCTCCAACAGATAACTTAACCAGGTTATTTGCTCCCTCTCGGGCAACTACTTCTGCCCTCTCTAGAGCAGCAAGGAGTGGCTTCGCTTCAGTGACAACAGTAGTTTTAAAATCTGATGGAATGATTTGTTGATAAGGTGGATATTTTCCCTCCAGCAAACGTGAAGATAGTACAATCGAATCGACCATAAAGGTAATATCAGAATTTCCGATGTGAATCTTGAGGTCATTGCCTTCGTCATCAAGGATTCTTATAAGCTCCTGAACAACCTTGCCAGGAATTACTGCCTTTGTGGTTTCGGAGATCTCAACCTTGGCTTGACGGTAAGCAAGTCTGTGTCCATCGGTGGCGACAAGCTTGATTTTGTCGTTATCTACTTCCAGCAAAATACCGGTAAGGATTGGCCTGGTCTCTTCCCGGGCAATAGCCACTTCGGTTTGCATCAACATTTCTTTAAATAAACCTTCGTTGACAGCGAATTCTGTATTTGGGTCTGATGTTTCTGGCAGCTTTGGAAACTCTTCTGCTGAAAAACCAGTTATATTAAATTTAACTGC includes:
- the yaaA gene encoding S4 domain-containing protein YaaA; the encoded protein is MKVTITTEFITLGQFLKHADLVATGGQVKPFLESNTVLVNNQPTVQRGKKLYPGDSISIRGKMYLLVKR
- the recF gene encoding DNA replication/repair protein RecF, yielding MFLDTFSLDGWRNYTKAGLQFSPNVNFLIGDNGQGKTNLLEAVYFVCTGQAPRASRLHELINWSGKYFFLRGMLRDSERDICIESGLARDGRRVHKVDGVNMEKIAQLGETVTAVFFMPQDVDLVREGPGVRRRFLDIEIGQLSRQYKHTLSRYAEVLKERNSLLRFRCKDEILLNVLTEKLVELYPPIAAQRQQFLSRLNSLTRLRHRTLSNNKENLEIIYKPSLAPELSKEQALAEFESLRKSELQYKKTLLGPHRDDFVIMINGVELRSYGSQGQQRTAVLAIKLAEIELFRGQTGSYPLLLLDDVFSELDNSRKDLLLSYIQSKTQTFITSAEPIDAYKAARVFVVTNGNIQMKDD
- the dnaN gene encoding DNA polymerase III subunit beta, coding for MDIVCEKSVLSSALGIVQRAVAAKSPLPTLKGILFDCKDDQLYLSATDLELGLRCTVNIEVRSPGSVVLPAKLLTEFVRRLPEGNVRLFSDNENPMQVTIACGAVKFNITGFSAEEFPKLPETSDPNTEFAVNEGLFKEMLMQTEVAIAREETRPILTGILLEVDNDKIKLVATDGHRLAYRQAKVEISETTKAVIPGKVVQELIRILDDEGNDLKIHIGNSDITFMVDSIVLSSRLLEGKYPPYQQIIPSDFKTTVVTEAKPLLAALERAEVVAREGANNLVKLSVGEELNISASSPDIGNLEDTVATEKTGEDLDIRFNVKLLLDSLKNIKSQQVSIDLTGEFSPCLIRPLHDHNYIHLVLPVRLS